GTGTCTACGATATTATCATAAGGTAAAATAACTTCTCTTATACCTATTCTATGTGCAGCTATTACTTTTTCCTTTATTCCACCAACTGGTAATACATCTCCATTTATAGTAATTTCTCCTGTCATTGCTAAGTCTTGTCTTACACCCTTATTAAGTAAAACTGAAATTATAGCAGTAGTTATTGTTATACCTGCTGAAGGTCCATCTTTAGGAACAGCTCCTTCAGGAAAATGCAAATGTATATCCATATTTTTTTCAAACTCTTCTTTTATTCCCAATTTATTTTTTATAGATCTTACAAATGAATATGCTACTTTTGCAGATTCTTGCATAACATCACCTAATTTACCAGTTAAAAGTAACTTACCTGAACCTTCCATTTTTACGCCTTGAACTTCAAGGGTTGTTCCACCAACAGCAGTCCATGCTAAACCTACTACTGAACCTACTTTAGGTTTCTTTTGCATTTGTTTTTCTGGTTTAAATTTTTCTGGTCCTAAATATTTAGTAATATTAGCCTTAGTTATTCTGAATTTTTCTTTTTTTGTTTCAAGCATTTCACGAGCAATCTTTCTTGCAATTTTTAAAAATTCTCTTTTTAAATTTCTCACTCCTGCTTCTCGTGTATATTCATTTATTATCTTCAATATTAGCTCTTCAGATAATGATAGTTTAATATTTGTTTCTTCATATACTTGAGGTATCAAATATTTTTTTGCTATTTTCAATTTTTCAAGTTCTGTATATGATTCTAATTCTATTATTTCCATTCTATCATATAAAGCTTCGGGTATAGTTTGATAATTATTTGCTGTACATATAAATAAAACATCTGATAGATCATAAGGATAATCTATAAAATGATCTTCAAATTTAGAATTTTGTGTTGGATCAAGTACTTCAAGTAAGGCAGAAGCTGGATCTCCTTTAAAATTAGAATCTAATTTATCAATTTCATCCAATAAAATTACTGGATTTGATACTCCAGCTCTTTTTATAGCTTCAATTATTCTTCCTGGCATTGCTCCAACATAGGTTCTTCTATGACCTCTTATTTCACTTTCATCATTTACTCCACCTAAACTAATTTTTTCAAACTTTCTATTCATTGCATGAGCTATAGATGTTGCAAATGAAGTCTTACCAACCCCGGGTGGTCCTATTAAACAAAGTATAGTTGAATATTTTTTTGTATCTTTTTCAGATAATTTTGACTTTAACTTCATTACAGACAAAAATTCTATTATAGTATCTTTTACTTCTTTTAAACCATAATGATCTTTATCTAATATACTTTTAACCTTTTTTATATTAAATTCTTCATTTTCTGATTTCTTAAAAGGTAAATCTAATAAAACTTCAATGTAATTTAAAGTAACATTATATTCTCCAGAAAATACTGGTGTATTTTTTAATTTTTTCAATTCTTTTCTCAATTTGTTTTTGAAACCTTCTGGCATATCTGCATTTTCTTCAATCCTATTTTGCAAATTATCCAAATCACTATTTTCATTTTCTCCAAGTTCTTCTTTTAAAACCTTCATCTTTTCTTTTAAATAGTAATTTCTTTGAGATTCATCAATATTTTCTTTCAATTTATTGTTTATATCATTTTCAATAATAAACCTTTGAGTTTCATACTTAACATCATCATAGAAAGTATCAACACGCTTTTGTAAACTCTTAATTGTTAAATAATATTGTTTAACATGAGTTTCAAAAGGTATTCTAAAGACTAAAGTATCTATCAAATCTTCTATTGTATTTACACTCATAACATCATTTTTAGATTCATTACCATAAGATAAGAGCATAGCTGCTGACTTTAAAATATTTTCAGCATTATTAATGCTATTATCTTGTAAATCTTTTACAGTTCTTAAATTTGTAATATTTGTCATAAAACATTTGTTTTCTTCATCATAAATAGTATTTGATAATTTAACACGATTTTTACCCTTAACTACTATTCTATATGTCTTTTCAGATACCTTATAAATTTTTAATATTTCAACTAAAACTCCATATTCTTCAATACCATCTGCTTCAACTTTTTCTAATTCCACATTTTTTTGAATAGAAAGGACTAATTTTTTATCATTACTATTCAAAGCAAGATATGCAGCATTTATACTACATTCTCTTCCTAGTAGAACATTCGTTTCAACACTTGGCATTACTGCAACTTCTTTTGTTGGAATTAAAGCAATCATTTAGTCTCCTTTTAATTTTCTTGATTTTTTTTATCAATAATTTCTTTTGTAATTAAGATTTTTTTAATTTTTGCATCACTTGGAACCTCATACATATAATCAAGTAAAGTGTTTTCTACGATACTTCTTAAACCTCTAGCTCCTATATTTCTTTTAAGTGCCAAATTAGCAATTTCAGTTATTGCTTCATCTGTAAATTGTAAATCTACATCTTCAATTTCAAAAATCTTTTTATATTGTTTTATAAGTGCATTTTTAGGTTCAACTAATATTTTTGTTAAAGCCTTCAAATCTAATTTATTTAATGCTGTTATAATTGGAAATCTTCCTATTAATTCAGGTATTAAACCAAATTTTTTCAAGTCTTCTGGTAAAACATATTTAAAGATTTTTTCTTCATCTAATTCTTTATTTTCTTTATTTTCTGTTCCAAATCCTATTTGCTTAACATTAAATCTTGATTTAATCTTATTTTCAAGTCCAGAAAATGCTCCACCAACAATAAATAATATATCTGTTGTATCAATTTCTATCATTTCTTGATCGGGATGTTTTCTACCTCCATTTGCTGGAACTGATGAAATTGTCCCTTCTACTATTTTTAATAAGGCTTGTTGTACACCTTCCCCAGATACATCTCTAGTTATAGAAGTATTTTCAGACTTTCTTGCAATTTTATCTATTTCATCTATATAAATTATTCCTCTTTGTGCAACATCAATATCATAATCTGCTGCTTTTATTAATTTCAATAAGACATTTTCTACATCATCACCAACATAACCTGCTTCAGTTACTGTTGTTGCATCTGCAATAGCTAAAGGAACATTTAATATTTTTGCCAAGGTTTGGGCAAGTAAAGTTTTTCCACTTCCTGTAGGTCCTATTAATAAAATATTAGATTTTTGTATTTCAACATCATCAATTTTTTTTGTATCTTTGAACATTAATCTTTTAAAATGATTATATACAGCAACTGATAAAACTTTTTTTGCTATATCTTGACCTATTATATATTCATCCAATTTTTTCTTTATTTCCATTGGCTTAATTAAATTGATATTTCTATCTGCTAATTTTGTAACAGGCTTATCATTTTTTCCAATTAAATCATTACATCTTAAAATACAATTTTCACAGATATATGTATTTTCTTCTCCAGCTATTAAATTTAGTTCTTCAGAACTTTCTCCACAAAAAGAACACTTTATTTTTTTAGCCATTTGTATTCCTTTCAACGTTAAATTATATTATCTATTAAACCAAATTCTTTTGCTTCAGATGCAGACATAAAATTATCTCTGTCTGTTGCTTTTTCAATTTGCTTCATAGTTTTACTTGTATTTTTTGCCATTTCGCTATTTAAAAGTTCTTTTAATCTCAACATTTCTTCTGCTCTAATTTTTACATCTGTAGCTTGTGAAAAACTAATTCCACCTAATACTTGATGTATCATTATTCTTGAATTAGGTAAAGAAAATCTCTTTCCCTTTTTCCCAGCTGCTAATAAAAAAGCTCCCATACTTGCTGCTTGACCTATACAAACTGTTGATACATCACAATCTATATGTTGTATTGTATCATATATTCCTAGTCCAGCTGTAACTGAGCCACCTGGACTATTAATATACATTGTAATATCTTTTTTCTTATTTTGAGCATTTAAATAAAGTAATTGTGCAATTATTGTATTTGCCATTTCATCATTTATTTCACCCATCAAAAATATTATTCTATCTTTTAGTAATCTTGAAAAAATATTATATGTTTTTTCAACACCACCGTCTTCTTCCGTAATAAATGGATATATCATCTTACACCTCTTAATTATTAGCTAATAAAAATTCTTTTACTTTACTCATAAAGATTGAACCTGCTATTTGATTAGTGTAATTTTCTAACATTTTTGCCTTAGTTAATTCTTCTATTATTTGTTCTAAAGTCATATTATATGCTTTTGCCATATTTTCTAATTCAGCATCTACATCTTTCTTTTCAACCTTTATGTCTTCTATTTTAGCAATGCTTCCTATTATTAAATTAAATTTAAGAACTTTTCTTGATCTTTCTTCTAATTCTTTTTCAAAATCTTCTTCTGTTTTACCTTGCATTTCTAAATAAGCCTTTAATGTAATATTTTGCATTGATAATTGTTGAACCAATGTATTTTTTTGATTTTCATTTTCTTTCTTTAATATATTTGCAGGTATTTCCATTTCAGTTTCATTAACTAATTTATCAGCAATTTTTTCATATTTTTGATCCTTTGCCATTTTTTCAGCTTCAGTTAATAATTGTTCTTTAATAGAAATCTTGTATTCTTCTAATGTATCAAAACCTTTTGATTTTGCATATTCATCATTTAATTCAGGTAATTTTTCTTCTTGAATTGAATTTAATTTAACCTTGAATAAAGCAGGTTTACCTTTTAATTCTTCAGAATGATATTCTTGTGGGAAAACAACATTAACATCAAATTCATCATTAACATTGTGTCCTACTATTTGATCTTCAAAATCATCTATAAATGAATGTGAACCTAATACTAGATTATAGTTTGTAGCCTTTCCACCTGCAAAAGCTTTACCATCAACAAAACCTTCAAAATCAATATTTGCTACATCATTTAATTCTGCAACAGTTTTTTCACTTTTAACATATTTCTTTTCTCTTTGAACTAATGAATTTAATTTATCTTCTACATCTTTTTCAGTAACTTCCTTAGGTTCTTCTTCTATATTTAGACCCTTATATTGAGGAACTTCAAAGTTAGGTTTTACATCAAATGTTACTTCAACTGTCATTTTATCATCTGTAATTGAGTGATTTTCAACATTTATTTGACCTAAAACTTCTATATTATTTTCTTCAAATGCTTTTTTTAATTCAGAATTTAATACTTTTCCAAATAATTCTTCATTTATTTTATCTTTAAATGTTCTCATTATTACATCTTTAGGTGCATGTCCTTTTCTAAACCCATCAATTTTAACATTTTTTAATTCTTCTAACATTTCATTTTTTAAATTTTTTAATTCTTCTCCACTAACTTCAATTGCTACCTTTGCTGCCGAGTTTTCTAATAATTCTAATTTATACATTTTTTCCTCCTATTTTTCTTTTAATCATATCTATTCTATCACGAATTTATAACTTTATCTATTAAATTTGAAATTTTTATTCCTTGCTCTACACTATCATCTAAATGTACTCTTACTTCAGGAACATATCTAATTGTTAATTCTTCGCTTAATTTTTTTCTAAAAAAGCCTCTTAACTTAGTTAAGTCTTCTAACAATTTTTCTTTATTAATTTTTTCATCATATGATAATATTGAAAATGTTATATCCACATATCTAGCATCCTTTGTTAAGCTAACTTTATACACAGTAACATATTTTCTTATCTTATCTGAATTAACTTCGGTTAAAATTGCTGTTCCTATTAATCTTGATATTTCTTTTTCAAGACCTCTTAATCTTCTATCATTCATCTATCTTTCAATTTCCTCTTTAATATATGCTTCTAGTATATCTCCTTCTTTAATATCATTAAAGTCTTTTAAGCTTATACCACATTCTTGACCCATATTAACTTCTTTTGCTTCATCTTTATGACGCTTCAATGCAAGTATGTCACCATCAAAGATAATAATACCATTTCTTAATACTCTAACTTTTGAGTGATTTGTTATTTTACCATCAGTTACTAAGCAACCTGCTATATTTCCAACATTAGAAATTTTAAACACTTTTAGAACATCTAGTCTACCATGGAATACTTCCTTATATTCTGGATCTAACATACCTTTCATAGCTTTTTCAATATCTTCTGTGACATGATAAATTACATTGTAATTTCTTATTTCAACACCTGTTTTTTCTGCTTCAGCTCTCGCTGTATTAGTAGGTCTTACTCCAAAACCTATAATAATTGCATTTGAAGCTTCGGCTAATTTAATATCTCCTTCTGTTATCGCACCTGCTGTACCTTGAATAATATTAATAGCTACCTTATCATTACTTAATTTATTTAATGATTCCTTTAATGCTTCTACAGATCCTTTTGAATCCGCTCTTATTATACATTTTAATTCTTTTAATTGTTGATCTTCCAATTCTCTTGATAAACTTTCAAGTGAAATATGTTTTTTAGCATCAATATCATTAAGTTTTATATTTGCCTTATAATCTTCTACTATCTTACGAGCTTGTTTATCATTTTTAACACAATAAATCATACCACCAGCTTCAGGTATTTCACTAAAGCCTGTAATTTCTACTGGCATAGATGGACCAGCCTTTGTAATCTTATTTCCTTTATCATCTATCATACTTCTAATTCTTCCACTTGTTCCTCCTACAACGAAGATATCACCTATTTTAAGAGTACCTTCTTGTACAAGTACATCAGCAATAATACCAATTTGTGGATCTAATTTAGATTCGACTACAACTGCCTTTCCTCTCTTTTTCGGATTTGCCTTAAGTTCTAACAATTCTGCTGTTATTAAGATAGTTTCTAATAATTCATCTAGGTTAATTTTTTGTTTAGCTGAAATTTCAACACAGTCTGTATCTCCACCCCATTCTTGAGTAATCAAGCCATATTCCATTAATTCTTGTTTAACTCTCATAGGATTTGCTCCAGGCTTATCAATTTTATTAATTGCTACTATTATCGGAACTCCAGCTTCTTTCGCATGAGAAATTGCTTCTATTGTTTGAGGTTTAACTCCATCATCAGCTGCAACTATAAGTATAGAAATATCTGTAATGTTAGCCCCTCTTGCTCTCATTTCTGTAAAAGCTTCGTGTCCCGGTGTATCAATAAAAGTTATTTTTTGATCCTTCCATTTTATTTGATATGCCCCTATACTTTGTGTTATTCCTCCTGCTTCATTTGCAATTACATTAGTATGTCTTAGTGCATCTAGTAATGAAGTTTTACCATGGTCTACATGTCCCATTATTGTAATAACTGGTGCTCTAGGTACTAATTCATTTGGTTTAT
The window above is part of the Sneathia sanguinegens genome. Proteins encoded here:
- the lon gene encoding endopeptidase La, with amino-acid sequence MIALIPTKEVAVMPSVETNVLLGRECSINAAYLALNSNDKKLVLSIQKNVELEKVEADGIEEYGVLVEILKIYKVSEKTYRIVVKGKNRVKLSNTIYDEENKCFMTNITNLRTVKDLQDNSINNAENILKSAAMLLSYGNESKNDVMSVNTIEDLIDTLVFRIPFETHVKQYYLTIKSLQKRVDTFYDDVKYETQRFIIENDINNKLKENIDESQRNYYLKEKMKVLKEELGENENSDLDNLQNRIEENADMPEGFKNKLRKELKKLKNTPVFSGEYNVTLNYIEVLLDLPFKKSENEEFNIKKVKSILDKDHYGLKEVKDTIIEFLSVMKLKSKLSEKDTKKYSTILCLIGPPGVGKTSFATSIAHAMNRKFEKISLGGVNDESEIRGHRRTYVGAMPGRIIEAIKRAGVSNPVILLDEIDKLDSNFKGDPASALLEVLDPTQNSKFEDHFIDYPYDLSDVLFICTANNYQTIPEALYDRMEIIELESYTELEKLKIAKKYLIPQVYEETNIKLSLSEELILKIINEYTREAGVRNLKREFLKIARKIAREMLETKKEKFRITKANITKYLGPEKFKPEKQMQKKPKVGSVVGLAWTAVGGTTLEVQGVKMEGSGKLLLTGKLGDVMQESAKVAYSFVRSIKNKLGIKEEFEKNMDIHLHFPEGAVPKDGPSAGITITTAIISVLLNKGVRQDLAMTGEITINGDVLPVGGIKEKVIAAHRIGIREVILPYDNIVDTKLLPKEILEDMKFNFVKNYKEVLNLAFSNEGMEDK
- the clpX gene encoding ATP-dependent Clp protease ATP-binding subunit ClpX, translated to MAKKIKCSFCGESSEELNLIAGEENTYICENCILRCNDLIGKNDKPVTKLADRNINLIKPMEIKKKLDEYIIGQDIAKKVLSVAVYNHFKRLMFKDTKKIDDVEIQKSNILLIGPTGSGKTLLAQTLAKILNVPLAIADATTVTEAGYVGDDVENVLLKLIKAADYDIDVAQRGIIYIDEIDKIARKSENTSITRDVSGEGVQQALLKIVEGTISSVPANGGRKHPDQEMIEIDTTDILFIVGGAFSGLENKIKSRFNVKQIGFGTENKENKELDEEKIFKYVLPEDLKKFGLIPELIGRFPIITALNKLDLKALTKILVEPKNALIKQYKKIFEIEDVDLQFTDEAITEIANLALKRNIGARGLRSIVENTLLDYMYEVPSDAKIKKILITKEIIDKKNQEN
- a CDS encoding ATP-dependent Clp protease proteolytic subunit, encoding MIYPFITEEDGGVEKTYNIFSRLLKDRIIFLMGEINDEMANTIIAQLLYLNAQNKKKDITMYINSPGGSVTAGLGIYDTIQHIDCDVSTVCIGQAASMGAFLLAAGKKGKRFSLPNSRIMIHQVLGGISFSQATDVKIRAEEMLRLKELLNSEMAKNTSKTMKQIEKATDRDNFMSASEAKEFGLIDNII
- the tig gene encoding trigger factor, whose translation is MYKLELLENSAAKVAIEVSGEELKNLKNEMLEELKNVKIDGFRKGHAPKDVIMRTFKDKINEELFGKVLNSELKKAFEENNIEVLGQINVENHSITDDKMTVEVTFDVKPNFEVPQYKGLNIEEEPKEVTEKDVEDKLNSLVQREKKYVKSEKTVAELNDVANIDFEGFVDGKAFAGGKATNYNLVLGSHSFIDDFEDQIVGHNVNDEFDVNVVFPQEYHSEELKGKPALFKVKLNSIQEEKLPELNDEYAKSKGFDTLEEYKISIKEQLLTEAEKMAKDQKYEKIADKLVNETEMEIPANILKKENENQKNTLVQQLSMQNITLKAYLEMQGKTEEDFEKELEERSRKVLKFNLIIGSIAKIEDIKVEKKDVDAELENMAKAYNMTLEQIIEELTKAKMLENYTNQIAGSIFMSKVKEFLLANN
- the rbfA gene encoding 30S ribosome-binding factor RbfA, whose product is MNDRRLRGLEKEISRLIGTAILTEVNSDKIRKYVTVYKVSLTKDARYVDITFSILSYDEKINKEKLLEDLTKLRGFFRKKLSEELTIRYVPEVRVHLDDSVEQGIKISNLIDKVINS
- the infB gene encoding translation initiation factor IF-2, whose amino-acid sequence is MSNRVYEYAKKIAQDTTTFIKNITNLGIKNKTALSKLDEKEIEIIEQKMPKLLEEQEQKDVKTIIVQEKKIFAPNKKKEFKNNKKEFHHREKPARDYHKWNTYKDRNTNDEKEFKPSNNNGNFKNKFSDNKDNRDNKDNRDNRNRKDFNKNENNMNRNFNKNKSNEKPKTDVEVPEAITLTKNSKNSKNKLKFDKKKYEYEKKAKEEERKLKELRTDFRKENTKKKIKKKEKVVKSEVVQIDETSGILKIDGELTVKEFAEKLGINSSEIISKYFMQGKILTVNAILSMEEIEEIALEHNVLIEVEQKVELPYGEKYHLEIADKPNELVPRAPVITIMGHVDHGKTSLLDALRHTNVIANEAGGITQSIGAYQIKWKDQKITFIDTPGHEAFTEMRARGANITDISILIVAADDGVKPQTIEAISHAKEAGVPIIVAINKIDKPGANPMRVKQELMEYGLITQEWGGDTDCVEISAKQKINLDELLETILITAELLELKANPKKRGKAVVVESKLDPQIGIIADVLVQEGTLKIGDIFVVGGTSGRIRSMIDDKGNKITKAGPSMPVEITGFSEIPEAGGMIYCVKNDKQARKIVEDYKANIKLNDIDAKKHISLESLSRELEDQQLKELKCIIRADSKGSVEALKESLNKLSNDKVAINIIQGTAGAITEGDIKLAEASNAIIIGFGVRPTNTARAEAEKTGVEIRNYNVIYHVTEDIEKAMKGMLDPEYKEVFHGRLDVLKVFKISNVGNIAGCLVTDGKITNHSKVRVLRNGIIIFDGDILALKRHKDEAKEVNMGQECGISLKDFNDIKEGDILEAYIKEEIER